Proteins encoded together in one Salmo trutta chromosome 3, fSalTru1.1, whole genome shotgun sequence window:
- the LOC115184547 gene encoding collagen alpha-6(VI) chain isoform X1, protein MFVFQGERLEKRSNMEGTHGLLAIFTIATCFLVNGAQKTVCKEEAVADIVFLVDGSWSIGLENFKQIRQFLYMLVNSFDVAPDQVRIGLVQYSNTPRTEFLLNTFQDKQDILQYINNLPYMGGGTNTGLGLDFLLNELFVDHAGSRVNENVPQIAVVITDGESMDSVGLRALKLKKQGITLYAIGIKEADEDQLKEIATTPHNQHVYRVSDFAALQGISQSLIQVLCTTVDEAKRPISKVVQECLNATVADIVFLVDGSSSISSTNFQEVRRFLHSFIEGLDIGADKVRVGLAQFSNEIQKQFHLKEHMDQRVLLEQVDRLPQLGGGTYTGKAITVLRKEFFTKVNGGRADQRVPQIAVVLTDGESVDDVALPAKALRQERVIVFAIGVGAANIIGLKDIANRPHEHFLVNIESFQALQTISQGLLQTVCVSMENQRMALIPKFSDIFFLVDSNMVQADYQLVRILLMRLVNQLNPSTKTMRLGLAQFAQDTKVEFLLNTHNTKEEYLAALRKFRLPLRPNRSRHLGDALEYARAHFFTTASGGRNEQGYRQFLVTVTGGDSKDNVMKVARTIKSEGTTIVSIGLGESTLPELKLMATSPFFYQTTNIASVLKTVFETEEVVPVTDDCSESSLADIVFIVDESSGNRTANFQLVRGFIHKIVDGLDMDFNRVRVGIVLYSNKASAQVYLNSFQEKTNILQFIKILPFRRGLTYTGEALDYAREKMFIKERGSRKEQGVQQVAIVITGKSQDNVTSHAAALRRAGVTVYAVGIKDADKNELRQIASDPPNKHVLHVDSFAKLKTLEKSLKKSVCYNILKKAVKDNARTYTAKQSCLQTDEADIFFLIDHSGSIEPPDFADMKKFINKFIHTFHIGPLHVRVGVVKFSDTPALEFDLTDYLDKPSVEKAVDDTTQLGGGTNTGIALTSMGSHFDRAKATRSHKVREYLIVITDGESQDNVKDQAAKLRAQGITIYAIGVKQANDTQLLEIAGSQEKKFFVNNFDALKPIKNDIITDICSPDICKDMKGDVLFLIDSSGSINNPDFQKMKVFMQSIINKSDIGLDKVHVGIIQFSISQQVIFPLNKHNDKEGMLQDLQTMQQIDGGTHTGEALSYTSQFFDPLKGGRTNVKQFLIVVTDGESQDEVKSPAKKLQDKGVIIYAIGVVNANNTQLLEISGAQERVYSERDFDALKALDGQLALAICDPERECVRTEIADIIFLVDGSTSIGSDNFDIMKNFMMSVVNETFVGEKQTRYGLIVFSDDPESKFTLNEYKSKRDVNSAINKLREPNGDTYTGKALKYSLGYFGAQYGGRKALNVPQWLMVITDGEATDPYNLAGPAKELRDNGIIVYSIGVVGANKQELELMAGDMNKVFFVDDFHKLDTLHKNISFEFCQTSKPVCEKTQGDLVLLIDSSGSISTKDFTIMKKFATDLVSSFNIAEQSFRVGVAQFSSDPKKEFFLNEYYTEAEVSNQINNMMRIPYRTNIGKALDYVRTEYFQPARGSRINAKVSQNLVVITDGRSDDDVVHAAEELKAMNIEVFAIGIGKDHKPVELGQITLNPERVFSVQDFASLGKIKKKVVDTICSSKVPETQAGCTIDIAIGFDITRRATAQGLFDGQAQLQAFLPQIIRYVSNLKGLCCVAGDGSIETNIGFRVVEQNGKVLYDYNFEKYDEKIVEKVMALQTSQTTYFNSLLLRSFGDKFQKSNAGVKVLVIFSDGLDDDVMKLEQESELLRTKGKGINALLTVALEGVQNANLLQMVEFGRGFGYKQPLNIGMHNLGNTLLTQIDTVAERECCNVMCKCTGHEGIRGNRGRPGTKSQPGLKGHPGFPGEEGGIGERGPPGPTGPQGLQGCPGRRGPKGSRGYRGDRGEDGDHGLDGVDGEQGLIGTAGAAGERGNPGRPGNSGLIGEPGVKGQRGLRGDPGDSGVDSIVAGPKGGRGNPGLPGDPGEEGGRAESGIVGNPGPQGRRGLPGPNGTPGDPGDVGLQGIPGPSGPQGIRGDSGQPGPRGLQGLPGPQGTPGTMGGKGSTGRRGMNGQKGQPGDPGVNGALGTLGPRGMPGLDGSDGYGPPGPQGMKGEPGFHGYPGLQGESGDFGVKGGPGPKGNRGRGGNSGRSGESGDPGSIGPPGHTGSRGRPGERAMSECQLTTYIRDNCACSQGQAACPAYPTELVFALDMSQDVNPATFERMRSALLSILDDVAIAESNCPTGARVAVVSYSANTKYLIRFQDYQRKQELLEAIQNIALERTSNRRHLGEAMRFVGRHVFKRTRKALTMRKVAVFFTNGPSVDSAAIVTAAMEFKALNIAPAVIAMKNSLDVQQAFEADDTGSFILVRLVDRSQDQNAVLTRIKNCVICYDHCKPAQECDFTDAQRPLVVDMDLTLVVDGSREIRADQYAGVQELLGSVVKQVAWSPKPSVADGRARVALLQTSGSLLPQTSQAVKVEFDLQKYHNHIGLQTHLRSMQQQGGVLSLGQTLEYALSKVFLKATRPRKSRVVLAVVGAETAHWDQAKLAYISQKAKCQGVSLFVITVGDHYNSTQVEELASTPSEQHLLHLWHVKEWERGYAQRFFRAFLRVLSKGMNSYPPADLKLKCELMLGQEHGQGQGQAEWEVWKEEEEEEYTDEEFPEHTGVFPTQIALDQVDTIHAFSRGDGATSPPRPQTNSNDHTTLLRTEESTVLNQDACFFKQDKGGCENYTLKWYFDTTQSECSRFWYGGCGGNGNRFETQEACEGLCLRRNSTHLKP, encoded by the exons ATGTTTGTGTTTcaaggagagagactagagaaacGGTCCAACATGGAGGGGACACACGGCCTCCTGGCCATCTTCACCATAGCAACATGTTTTCTGGTTAACGGAGCACAAAAAACAG TCTGCAAGGAAGAGGCTGTGGCCGACATCGTCTTCCTGGTGGATGGTTCATGGAGCATCGGCTTAGAGAACTTCAAACAGATCCGCCAGTTCTTGTACATGCTGGTCAACAGCTTTGACGTGGCCCCCGACCAGGTGCGCATCGGTCTGGTCCAGTACAGCAACACGCCGCGCACCGAGTTCCTCCTCAACACCTTCCAGGACAAACAGGACATCCTGCAGTACATTAACAACCTGCCTTATATGGGCGGTGGAACCAACACGGGCCTGGGCCTGGACTTCCTGCTGAACGAGCTCTTTGTTGACCACGCAGGGAGCCGGGTGAACGAAAACGTGCCCCAGATCGCCGTGGTGATCACTGATGGTGAATCAATGGACAGTGTGGGGCTGCGTGCCCTTAAGCTGAAGAAGCAGGGCATCACGCTGTACGCCATCGGGATCAAAGAAGCAGATGAAGATCAGCTGAAGGAGATTGCCACTACACCTCACAACCAGCACGTGTACAGAGTGTCGGACTTTGCTGCGCTGCAGGGGATCTCCCAGAGCCTCATCCAGGTGCTGTGTACTACCGTAGATGAGGCAAAGAGACCAATCTCCAAAGTGGTCCAAG AGTGCCTCAACGCCACAGTGGCTGACATTGTGTTCCTTGTGGATGGCTCTTCCAGCATCAGCTCTACAAACTTCCAGGAGGTTCGGAGGTTTCTCCACAGCTTCATCGAGGGGCTGGATATCGGAGCGGACAAGGTTCGCGTAGGACTGGCCCAGTTCAGTAATGAGATCCAGAAGCAATTCCATTTGAAGGAACATATGGACCAAAGGGTCCTACTGGAGCAAGTGGACAGGCTTCCACAGCTCGGTGGAGGCACATACACCGGCAAGGCCATTACTGTCCTTCGGAAAGAGTTTTTCACCAAGGTCAACGGGGGCCGCGCTGATCAGAGGGTGCCTCAGATTGCTGTGGTGCTCACCGACGGGGAGTCTGTGGACGACGTAGCGCTGCCAGCCAAGGCGCTAAGGCAGGAAAGGGTCATTGTGTTTGCTATTGGAGTTGGGGCAGCCAACATCATCGGGCTGAAGGATATCGCTAACAGGCCCCACGAGCATTTCCTGGTCAACATAGAAAGTTTCCAGGCCCTACAAACAATTTCTCAGGGTCTGCTGCAGACTGTTTGTGTCTCCATGGAGAACCAGAGGATGG CTCTGATCCCAAAGTTCTCTGATATCTTCTTCCTGGTGGACAGCAATATGGTGCAGGCAGACTACCAGCTGGTCAGAATCCTTCTGATGCGACTGGTCAACCAACTCAACCCGAGCACTAAAACCATGCGCCTGGGTCTGGCCCAGTTTGCCCAGGACACCAAGGTGGAGTTCTTACTGAACACCCACAACACTAAGGAAGAGTACTTGGCAGCTCTCAGGAAATTCAGGCTGCCGCTGCGCCCCAACAGGTCTCGTCACCTGGGCGATGCCCTGGAATACGCCCGTGCACACTTCTTCACTACAGCGTCTGGTGGCCGTAATGAACAAGGCTACCGGCAGTTTCTAGTCACGGTGACAGGGGGGGATTCGAAGGATAACGTGATGAAGGTGGCACGTACTATCAAATCTGAAGGGACAACCATTGTGTCCATCGGGTTGGGTGAATCCACACTTCCAGAGCTAAAGTTAATGGCCACCTCGCCATTCTTTTACCAGACTACAAACATCGCCTCTGTGCTAAAGACTGTCTTTGAGACTGAAGAGGTGGTCCCTGTGACTGACG ATTGCAGTGAATCTTCACTGGCTGACATTGTGTTTATAGTTGACGAGTCTTCAGGCAATAGAACTGCAAACTTCCAGCTGGTTCGTGGATTCATCCACAAGATAGTGGACGGCCTAGATATGGACTTCAACAGGGTGAGGGTGGGCATTGTCCTCTATAGCAACAAGGCCTCGGCCCAGGTCTACCTCAACTCCTTTCAAGAAAAAACGAATATCCTTCAGTTCATCAAGATCCTGCCCTTCCGTCGCGGTCTCACATACACTGGCGAGGCCCTGGATTATGCCAGGGAGAAGATGTTTATCAAGGAGAGGGGCAGCCGGAAAGAACAGGGGGTGCAGCAGGTGGCGATAGTCATCACCGGAAAGTCCCAGGACAACGTAACTTCTCATGCCGCTGCACTGCGCAGAGCTGGCGTCACTGTCTACGCAGTGGGGATCAAGGATGCTGACAAGAACGAGCTGAGACAGATCGCTTCAGATCCCCCTAACAAGCACGTATTACATGTTGACAGCTTTGCCAAGCTCAAGACCCTGGAGAAGAGCCTGAAGAAAAGCGTGTGCTACAACATCCTTAAAAAAGCAGTCAAAGACAACGCAAGAACATACACTGCCAAGCAAA GCTGTTTGCAGACAGATGAAGCAGACATATTCTTTCTGATCGACCACTCAGGGAGTATTGAACCTCCAGACTTTGCTGACATGAAGAAATTTATTAACAAATTCATACACACATTCCACATCGGACCGCTTCATGTTCGCGTGGGTGTGGTAAAGTTCTCTGATACCCCAGCTCTTGAGTTTGATTTGACAGACTACCTTGACAAACCTTCAGTGGAGAAAGCAGTGGATGATACCACCCAACTTGGAGGTGGGACAAATACCGGAATAGCGCTGACCTCTATGGGTTCCCACTTTGATCGTGCTAAGGCCACCCGTAGTCACAAGGTTCGCGAGTACCTCATTGTCATCACAGACGGAGAGTCTCAGGACAACGTGAAGGATCAAGCAGCAAAGCTGAGGGCGCAGGGCATCACCATATATGCCATTGGGGTGAAGCAAGCTAACGATACACAGCTGCTGGAGATAGCTGGCAGCCAAGAGAAGAAGTTCTTTGTCAACAACTTTGACGCTCTGAAACCAATAAAAAATGACATCATCACAGATATCTGCTCCCCTGATA TTTGCAAGGACATGAAGGGGGACGTCCTCTTCTTGATCGACAGCTCAGGTAGCATCAACAACCCAGACTTCCAGAAGATGAAGGTCTTCATGCAATCCATCATCAACAAATCTGACATAGGCCTGGATAAAGTGCACGTGGGCATCATACAGTTCAGCATCAGTCAACAGGTGATCTTCCCTCTCAACAAGCATAACGATAAGGAAGGCATGTTGCAGGATTTACAAACGATGCAACAGATAGACGGGGGCACACACACCGGCGAAGCCCTGTCCTACACCTCACAGTTCTTTGACCCACTGAAAGGAGGGCGCACCAACGTGAAGCAGTTCCTGATTGTTGTAACCGATGGTGAGTCGCAGGATGAGGTCAAGTCTCCTGCCAAGAAACTTCAAGACAAGGGTGTGATCATCTACGCTATTGGGGTGGTCAATGCCAACAATACACAGTTGCTGGAGATCAGTGGCGCACAGGAGAGGGTCTACTCCGAGAGGGACTTTGATGCACTCAAGGCTTTGGATGGCCAGCTGGCATTGGCAATCTGTGATCCGGAGAGAG AGTGTGTGAGGACGGAGATCGCAGACATTATTTTCTTGGTGGACGGCTCCACCAGCATCGGCTCAGATAATTTTGACATAATGAAAAACTTCATGATGTCCGTGGTCAATGAAACCTTTGTTGGGGAGAAGCAGACACGCTATGGTCTGATTGTCTTTTCAGACGACCCCGAGTCTAAATTCACACTCAACGAATACAAATCTAAGAGAGACGTCAATAGTGCCATCAATAAGCTTAGAGAGCCCAATGGAGACACCTACACTGGCAAGGCACTCAAGTATTCCTTGGGTTATTTTGGTGCCCAGTACGGCGGGCGAAAGGCCCTAAATGTCCCCCAGTGGTTGATGGTGATCACAGATGGTGAGGCTACTGACCCCTATAACCTAGCTGGGCCAGCCAAGGAGCTACGGGACAATGGGATCATAGTCTATAGCATCGGAGTGGTTGGAGCAAATAAGCAAGAGCTTGAGCTCATGGCAGGGGACATGAATAAGGTTTTCTTTGTGGATGACTTCCATAAACTAGACACACTGCACAAAAATATTTCCTTTGAATTCTGCCAAACCAGCAAACCAG TCTGTGAAAAAACGCAGGGGGATCTGGTCCTGTTGATTGACAGCTCAGGGAGCATCAGCACCAAAGACTTCACTATCATGAAGAAGTTTGCCACAGACCTTGTTTCCAGCTTTAACATTGCAGAGCAGTCCTTCCGGGTGGGGGTTGCCCAGTTTAGCAGTGATCCTAAAAAGGAGTTCTTCTTGAATGAGTATTACACAGAAGCAGAGGTGAGCAACCAGATAAACAATATGATGCGGATTCCGTACAGAACGAACATCGGAAAGGCCCTGGACTACGTCCGTACGGAGTACTTCCAACCAGCTAGAGGGAGCCGTATCAATGCCAAGGTCTCTCAGAACCTGGTTGTGATCACTGACGGACGTTCAGATGATGATGTTGTGCATGCAGCAGAGGAGCTCAAGGCCATGAACATTGAGGTCTTTGCCATCGGTATAGGGAAAGACCACAAACCTGTTGAGCTCGGGCAAATCACTCTCAACCCGGAAAGGGTCTTCTCTGTGCAGGACTTTGCTAGCCTGGGCAAGATCAAGAAGAAGGTGGTGGATACTATATGCTCTTCCAAGGTACCAGAAACTCAAGCAG GCTGCACCATAGACATCGCCATCGGGTTCGATATTACACGCAGGGCCACCGCCCAGGGGCTCTTCGATGGCCAAGCCCAACTACAGGCCTTCCTGCCACAGATTATCCGCTATGTGTCCAACCTGAAGGGCCTGTGCTGCGTGGCGGGAGATGGTTCCATTGAGACTAACATTGGCTTCCGCGTGGTGGAGCAGAACGGAAAGGTTCTCTACGACTACAACTTCGAGAAGTACGATGAGAAAATTGTGGAGAAGGTTATGGCCCTGCAGACCTCCCAGACAACATACTTCAACTCCTTGCTCCTGCGCTCCTTCGGCGATAAGTTCCAGAAATCTAATGCTGGCGTGAAG GTGCTGGTGATCTTCTCAGACGGACTCGATGATGACGTGATGAAACTGGAGCAAGAGTCGGAACTTCTCCGCACTAAAG GAAAAGGTATCAACGCCCTGCTTACAGTCGCCTTAGAAGGGGTCCAAAATGCCAACCTTCTTCAGATGGTGGAGTTTGGGCGAGGATTCGGCTACAAGCAGCCGCTCAACATTGGCATGCACAATTTAGGAAACACCCTGTTGACCCAAATA gACACAGTGGCTGAGAGGGAGTGCTGCAATGTGATGTGTAAGTGCACCGGACATGAGGGTATCCGTGGCAACAGAGGACGCCCAGGTACAAAG AGTCAGCCAGGACTGAAAGGACACCCTGGCTTCCCTGGCGAGGAGGGGGGAATT GGCGAGAGAGGTCCACCAGGTCCCACTGGCCCACAGGGACTACAGGGCTGTCCTGGGAGGAGAGGCCCCAAG GGCTCCAGAGGCTACAGAGGGGACAGG GGTGAGGATGGAGACCATGGCCTTGATGGGGTTGACGGTGAACAGGGTCTGATTGGAACAGCTGgagctgcaggagagagaggaaaccCAGGAAGACCA GGCAACAGCGGCCTCATAGGAGAGCCAGGAGTGAAGGGGCAGCGTGGACTTAGAGGTGACCCT GGAGACTCTGGAGTGGACAGTATTGTCGCGGGTCCCAAAGGAGGAAGGGGAAACCCAGGACTACCG GGAGACCCAGGAGAAGAGGGCGGTCGAGCAGAAAGTGGAATCGTCGGAAACCCA GGTCCTCAAGGAAGAAGAGGTCTCCCTGGTCCAAAT ggaaCACCAGGGGATCCAGGAGATGTAGGCCTCCAAGGAATTCCTGGCCCTTCTGGACCACAG GGTATAAGAGGAGACTCGGGCCAGCCCGGACCCAGGGGCCTGCAGGGTTTACCTGGACCTCAG GGCACACCTGGAACTATGGGTGGCAAAGGATCAACAGGAAGACGAGGGATGAATGGACAGAAA GGCCAACCTGGGGACCCCGGAGTCAACGGAGCCCTTGGAACACTTGGGCCAAGAGGGATGCCG GGTCTTGATGGTAGTGACGGCTATGGACCTCCTGGACCCCAGGGAATGAAG GGAGAGCCTGGTTTCCATGGTTACCCTGGATTACAG GGTGAAAGTGGTGATTTTGGAGTCAAAGGAGGTCCAGGCCCCAAAGGAAACCGAGGCAGAGGG GGGAACTCGGGCAGGTCGGGTGAGTCAGGAGATCCAGGATCCATTGGACCACCGGGACACACT GGCTCTAGAGGCAGACCAGGAGAGAGAGCCATGTCT GAATGCCAGCTGACCACCTATATCCGTGATAACTGTG CATGCTCTCAAG GCCAGGCAGCATGCCCAGCCTACCCCACAGAGCTGGTCTTTGCTCTGGATATGTCACAGGATGTGAATCCTGCCACGTTCGAGAGGATGCGCTCCGCTCTCCTCTCCATATTGGACGACGTTGCCATTGCCGAGAGCAACTGCCCGACAGGTGCACGTGTTGCCGTGGTATCCTATAGTGCCAACACCAAGTACCTGATCAGATTCCAGGACTACCAACGCAAGCAGGAGTTGTTGGAGGCCATCCAAAACATTGCACTGGAACGAACGTCCAACCGGCGCCATCTTGGGGAGGCCATGCGCTTTGTGGGGCGCCACGTCTTCAAGCGAACCCGTAAAGCGTTGACGATGAGGAAGGTGGCAGTGTTCTTCACCAACGGGCCCTCTGTGGACAGCGCAGCCATCGTCACGGCCGCCATGGAGTTCAAGGCCCTGAACATCGCTCCTGCTGTCATCGCCATGAAGAACTCCCTCGATGTTCAACAGGCATTTGAG GCTGATGACACGGGCAGCTTCATCCTTGTTCGGCTGGTGGATAGGTCACAGGACCAAAATGCTGTACTGACAAGAATCAAAAATTGCGTCATCTGCTACG ACCACTGTAAACCAGCCCAGGAGTGTGACTTTACTGACGCTCAGCGGCCCCTGGTGGTGGATATGGACCTGACCCTGGTGGTGGATGGTTCAAGGGAGATCCGGGCCGACCAGTACGCTGGCGTCCAGGAGCTTCTGGGCTCAGTGGTGAAGCAGGTAGCCTGGAGCCCCAAACCCAGCGTGGCTGACGGCCGGGCCAGGGTGGCCCTTCTCCAGACCAGTGGTTCTCTACTCCCCCAGACTTCCCAGGCCGTTAAGGTAGAGTTTGACCTGCAGAAGTACCACAACCACATTGGTCTACAGACACACCTGAGGAGCATGCAGCAGCAGGGAGGAGTGTTGTCTCTGGGGCAGACCCTGGAGTACGCTCTGAGCAAGGTGTTCCTCAAGGCCACCAGGCCCAGGAAGAGTAGAGTGGTGCTGGCTGTGGTGGGGGCCGAGACAGCCCACTGGGACCAGGCCAAGCTGGCCTACATTTCCCAGAAGGCCAAGTGTCAGGGCGTTTCCCTGTTTGTGATCACGGTGGGCGACCATTACAACAGCACCCAGGTGGAGGAGTTGGCGAGCACGCCGTCAGAGCAGCACCTGCTCCATCTGTGGCACGtgaaggagtgggagagaggctACGCACAGCGCTTCTTCAGAGCCTTCCTCAGGGTCCTCAGCA AGGGAATGAACAGCTACCCTCCTGCTGATCTCAAACTCAAGTGTGAGCTGATGCTGGGACAGGAACACGGGCAGGGacaaggacaggcagagtgggaggtgtggaaagaggaagaggaggaggagtacacAGATGAGGAGTTCCCGGAGCACACTGGTGTATTTCCCACTCAGATAGCTCTTGACCAGGTTGACACTATACATGCCTTCTCCAGGGGAGATGGAGCCACTTCACCTCCCCGGCCACAGACAAACTCTAATG ATCACACAACCCTCCTGAGGACAGAGGAAAGTACAGTTCTTAACCAGG ATGCATGTTTCTTCAAACAGGACAAGGGAGGTTGTGAGAACTACACTCTGAAGTGGTACTTTGACACGACACAGAGCGAGTGCTCCCGTTTCTGGTATGGCGGCTGTGGCGGCAACGGTAACCGCTTCGAGACGCAGGAGGCTTGTGAAGGCCTCTGTCTGAGGAGGAACTCCACACATCTAAAACCCTGA